cgagggcccgaccatcttctggccggatctcgctccgtgccactattcaaaggacgtgttggagtggtacgaagccaacggggtcaccttcgtgccaaaggaaatgaacccgcccaacgcgccggagcatcgcccaatattgggcgattatgaagcaggccctccggaagaacccaaaagttgtcaaatcggaggcggacttcaagaaaaaatggatttctgttaaaaaaaaaaactacaacctgacgttgtacagaaccttatggacggggtaaagaggaaggtgcgagcatacgggcttggctcaaagtatgaataagaagaaaatgccaaaagttgtttaatagtttttattttactgtctaaaattttcaaaaggatcggtctactgggcgaacttctacagcgttttttccgtgatgcaatttgatgtgacacaccctttagttgctctccgtgattgacctggacCGGTGAaactgcacaaagaacacaccgaattaCGCTTGGTAGTAGAAagtcattctcattgtgcaagtttcgatgAATCGAAATAGTCAAAAACGTCGCCGACctcgtccttacagtcaccagatgaagggaaggaatgttagtatgacagTCGCTGCCAGAAggctctatagcgtggttcccttgcAGTTATCAAGGAAAGAAAAATTGTTAGTGGGTATAGGTACGAAAAATCGGGATTCGCTGTGGTCAGTGATGTGAataggggtttatccatttgTTTCTCGGCATAATAACTATAACAGCTATTACAGAGCTTTAAgcctctgctctggttctcaatagtttcaggttctttttcggacatgctactatagagatccgacATTCGCAGACGGAATTCATAAGAGCTTGTACCCACATAAGTTTAGAAACGCTACACGCATATGGTGCACACAGATCATGCCGGTAGACAAAAGGTTGTGACGCTCAGAACTCCCGACAGTATCTTTTTAATTTGGCTACGCACCAATTTTATGCGAAAGTTGAATACAGCAAAAAAAACGGGAAGCGATCTACCAGACACTCTTTTTTCACTGATTACCGATACACGGTCTAATACAAAATTAAAGGTTTAGGTAAGGTTGACTACTTAAAACTTTAATTTTGTATTAGACCGTGTCAAAAACTGTTATCAACGACGGTTTTCTTTTGCTAGTGCAAATACATACCAAATTATGTACCCTCGTCATGCTCTTCCCAAAACAAGAATCCTCCGTCATGATTCAAGCCTAATATTCTGGAATTGTTATACGCTTACCTCTAACACTGCGCGAATGTCCCCAATGACTTCACATTGATTGGCACTGAATCTGGAAACCGAGTTTGATATCTGAGATTTTGGAACCTATTCCGTAATCCAATTGTTTAGATATTTGTACCTACGGTACATTATCTGCAGGTCAGCAACGTTCGctatgaaaaatgattattgaTTTTGAAAACAGATTATATCAGGCAACAGATCACTCCAAAAATAGCGAAAAGGCTAAGTTTTAAAATCCAATGTTTTCATTCATTGCAGAGGCCCTCAACGGCGCCGTTTTCGACGAGGATCACGACGAGATGGTTTTGGTAAAGGACATCGAAATGTTCTCAATGTGTGAGCATCACTTGGTTCCGTTCTATGGCAAGGTTTCGATCGGGTATTTGCCCTGCAAGAAGATTCTCGGCCTCAGCAAATTGGCCAGGTAAGAAAGTTTATATCCCTCATTCACTCGATGAATATCTAATGGCAACCATTTTGATTCTCTTATATAGAATTGTGGAAATATTCTCACGCCGACTGCAGGTCCAGGAGCGTTTGACCAAGCAGATCGCGGTGGCCGTCACCCAGGCCGTTCAGCCCGCCGGAGTTGCCGTCATCATCGAAGGAGTGTAAGTAGGCTCGAATACCCAATATCTATTGGCTCATATTTGAATGAACATCTTTTTCTTCCTCCAGACACATGTGCATGGTAATGCGTGGCGTCCAGAAGATCAACAGCAAAACGGTGACCTCCACCATGTTGGGCGTGTTTCGTGATGATCCGAAGACGCGAGAGGAGTTCCTCACACTGTGCAACAATAAGTAAATCAATCGGGAATGGAACACAcactcaaaaatattttttaaaaatgaacTAAGCGCAACGGAATCAAGGATAACCGCGACATTAACATATACAATATCAGAGAATTTTAGGCTCAAAGTTTGTGTAAgtgtccaaaaaaacaaaactactttATCACTGCGCTTGGTAAGCTGCAATTGTTGTATTTTGTGTATAGAAGCTCGTAAGTGTATAACAATGATAGATAGCTCGTAAGAATCACCAGAGGATACAGAACAATAGAATCTAAGCGtgaaatgttgttttttaaatgttttaactACATGTTaacagagagagatagagagagataaTACATACTCAACGAAACAAAATGATAGAATCTTTACACACTTTACGTGGGGCCAAACGGAATTCACCTGAGAAGAACAATCACAACCAATAACAATCAAGGGACATTTTCGCAATAATCATAGTGAGATACGATATATTTTGGAGAGCAACCATTTTACTAGCCAAATTGTTGTTGAACCGAAAAGTTTATCTATTGTTGAAAAGTTAATATTAAGGATTATGTTAGCTCAGACAAGACCGGaacaacatttaatttttttattttttgtaatgataatttttaattctgAATAAATCAGTTAACATCAACATATCCTTGAAAGTATCATATTTATTTGCAGGGAATATGAATTAGCTTATGTTAAAATCGTTAAGTTATATGTACACAATGCGCATGATATCGAAATAAATGAACGttaaaaatacatgcaattgcATATCTCGAGGCGTTTCTTCATCCTTCATTCTTGAATTGAGTTCGAAAGCAACGGTGTATAGTTCCCCTAGTGAAGAATAGGCGTCGCATCGAGCGCTTGTGTTCGCTTTTGAGAACGATCAGGTTGGATTAGAATCCATCTCTGACTGAGCATTTTTGTGATAAGGCGTATTGTATTAAAAGTAAACCCTaaggaaaaaaagttttatttttttttcagaaaatatttttttgtaaaataaaagttatataGCAAATATCTGATCCAGATTATCAACATCGATTGAACTTCTCAATCGATACTGCGAAACCAGTTCGAATGATCAGCGCTCATTTTTCCTGATCGAGCCTGCAAGCCCGTAATCGATGTCTAATTTTATTAGTATTTCTGAGCAATCTACGACTCTCTTCGGTTGACTCGGCAGAAGTCATTTATTGGAGCGAAATTTTCAGCACTCCTAGGCTGCATGCAAACGAACGCCGTTCAATAGATCGTTTATGCGCCCCAACTTGTCCGCGGGGCGTTTGAGTCCGGACATGGGCGCGTGCTATCGAGTCGCGGCTGCACAGAAGATCGCGAATAATACAAACCACGGGGATAAGTGGATTCCGGTAAGCAAAGCACGAAGGAATGAATTATGGCTGAGGTCGGCTGGAAAGGCTTTGGAATTGGACTTAGGCGTTGAGCATATGCGTTGGTGTTTTGCAAGAACGGTGGTTTCGTAAGACGATGGTTTCGGGAAATATAGTTAGgatggaaacaaaaataaatgcaagACATTCGAATTCATTGATTGTTCGTCATCTAAACTCAACATTTCAATATTAAGAACGGAAAATTATATCAATTCGATATCTAttctatatatatttctatatttctataaataaatggatttctgtctgtctgtctgattcttatggactcggaaactactgaaccgatcgacatgaaaattggtatgtaagggATTTCGGGGTCGGGGAagattcttatgatagttcgaggcaaatccccccccccctctctaatggtgggctgccatacaaatgaaacacaaatttctacattactcgagaattaatcaagcaaatgaaacgaaatttggcatggggaagttttaggttgcaataaatgattctatggtgatgAGAtattcctctcccctctcttaggggggctgccatgcaaatgaaactaatcaagcaaatggagcca
The Toxorhynchites rutilus septentrionalis strain SRP chromosome 2, ASM2978413v1, whole genome shotgun sequence genome window above contains:
- the LOC129769434 gene encoding GTP cyclohydrolase 1 isoform X3; the protein is MPNASAMRELQLNGSGSKEGYMSPQNGTGGHHHEFNGNGMLMGMKCTCKGSESSGSNDSNNNKGHEKCTFHHDLELDHKPSTREDLLPLMSRSYRMLLSNLGEDPDRQGLLKTPERAAKAMLFFTKGYDQSLEEALNGAVFDEDHDEMVLVKDIEMFSMCEHHLVPFYGKVSIGYLPCKKILGLSKLARIVEIFSRRLQVQERLTKQIAVAVTQAVQPAGVAVIIEGVHMCMVMRGVQKINSKTVTSTMLGVFRDDPKTREEFLTLCNNK